The following coding sequences lie in one Lelliottia jeotgali genomic window:
- a CDS encoding C4-dicarboxylate ABC transporter produces MGKFKFPSAYTILFFLIAVVAALSWIVPAGQYQMAMNATLGKEVPIAGTYAHVAAHPQGIVSVLMAPIAGLYDPESGQAGAIDVALFILIIGGFLGIVTKTGAIDAGIERVTTRLRGREEWMIPILMALFAAGGTIYGMAEESLPFYTLLVPVMLAARFDPVVAASTVLLGAGIGTLGSTINPFATVIAANAAGIPFTNGIMLRVALLAIGWVICVWWVMRYARKVRQDPSLSIVADKEAENRAHFLGDKGEQSLEFTPVRKVILVIFALAFAVMIYGVAVLGWWMAEISAVFLASAIIVGLIARMSEEELTSTFINGARDLLGVALIIGIARGIVVIMDKGMITHTILHSAEDMVTGLSTVAFINVMYWLEVVLSFLVPSSSGLAVLTMPIMAPLADFANVNRDLVVTAYQSASGIVNLVTPTSAVVMGGLAIARVPYVRYLKWVAPLLGILTVLIMATLSLGALI; encoded by the coding sequence ATGGGCAAGTTCAAATTTCCTTCCGCTTACACCATTCTCTTTTTCCTGATCGCCGTGGTCGCCGCCCTGAGCTGGATTGTTCCAGCCGGGCAATACCAGATGGCGATGAACGCCACGCTCGGCAAAGAAGTGCCCATTGCCGGAACTTACGCACACGTCGCCGCGCATCCGCAGGGGATCGTCTCGGTGCTGATGGCCCCTATTGCCGGGCTGTACGATCCGGAATCGGGCCAGGCGGGCGCGATCGACGTGGCGCTGTTTATTCTGATCATCGGTGGCTTTCTGGGGATCGTCACCAAAACCGGGGCGATTGACGCCGGGATCGAACGCGTCACCACCCGCCTGCGGGGCCGCGAAGAGTGGATGATCCCGATCCTGATGGCGCTGTTCGCCGCAGGCGGGACCATCTACGGTATGGCCGAAGAGTCGCTGCCGTTCTACACGCTACTCGTCCCGGTGATGCTGGCCGCTCGTTTTGATCCGGTGGTGGCAGCATCGACCGTTTTACTCGGCGCGGGGATCGGCACGCTCGGCTCCACCATTAACCCGTTCGCCACGGTGATCGCCGCCAACGCCGCCGGGATCCCGTTCACCAACGGAATCATGCTCCGCGTGGCGCTGCTGGCGATCGGCTGGGTGATCTGCGTGTGGTGGGTCATGCGCTACGCCCGCAAGGTGCGCCAGGATCCGTCTCTGTCGATCGTCGCCGACAAAGAGGCAGAGAACCGCGCGCATTTCCTCGGTGATAAGGGCGAACAGTCGCTGGAATTTACCCCGGTGCGCAAAGTGATTCTGGTGATTTTCGCCCTCGCCTTCGCGGTGATGATCTACGGCGTGGCAGTGCTCGGCTGGTGGATGGCGGAGATTTCTGCGGTGTTTCTCGCCAGCGCGATAATCGTCGGGCTGATTGCCCGCATGAGCGAAGAAGAGCTGACCTCAACATTTATCAACGGGGCGCGGGATTTGCTGGGCGTCGCGCTGATTATTGGGATTGCGCGCGGTATCGTAGTCATCATGGATAAGGGCATGATTACGCACACGATTTTGCACAGTGCGGAAGACATGGTCACAGGATTGTCGACGGTGGCGTTCATTAACGTGATGTACTGGCTCGAAGTGGTGCTGTCATTTCTGGTGCCTTCTTCCTCCGGGCTTGCCGTTCTGACGATGCCGATCATGGCACCGCTCGCCGATTTCGCTAACGTCAATCGCGACCTGGTCGTGACGGCGTACCAGTCAGCTTCCGGGATTGTCAATCTAGTCACACCGACGTCCGCCGTGGTGATGGGGGGACTGGCGATCGCGCGCGTGCCGTACGTGCGTTATCTCAAGTGGGTCGCCCCGCTGCTGGGGATTTTGACGGTGCTGATTATGGCGACGTTAAGCCTAGGTGCGCTTATCTGA
- a CDS encoding Ornithine carbamoyltransferase, translated as MTINLKNRNFLKLLDYTPAEIQYLIDLAIDLKAAKKAGREKQTLVGKNIALIFEKTSTRTRCAFEVGAFDQGAQVTYLGPSGSQIGHKESMKDTARVLGRMYDGIEYRGYGQEIVEELGEYAGVPVWNGLTNEFHPTQILADLMTMLEHAPGKTLPELSFAYLGDARNNMGNSLMVGAAKMGMDIRLVAPKSFWPEAGLVEQCRAIAKETGARITLTDDVNEGVHGTDFLYTDVWVSMGEPKEAWAERVSLMKPYQINCDVMKATGNPNVKFMHCLPAFHNEHTKVGREIEMAYGLKGLEVTEEVFESPNSIVFDEAENRMHTIKAVMVATLGD; from the coding sequence ATGACCATCAACCTGAAAAACCGCAACTTCCTCAAACTGCTGGACTACACCCCGGCAGAGATCCAGTACCTGATCGATCTCGCCATCGACCTGAAAGCAGCCAAAAAAGCCGGGCGCGAAAAACAAACTTTAGTCGGCAAAAATATCGCCCTGATCTTCGAAAAAACCTCCACCCGCACGCGCTGCGCTTTTGAAGTAGGCGCGTTCGACCAGGGCGCGCAGGTGACGTACCTCGGCCCAAGCGGATCGCAGATTGGCCATAAAGAGTCAATGAAAGACACCGCCCGCGTGCTGGGCCGCATGTACGACGGCATCGAGTATCGCGGTTACGGCCAGGAGATCGTCGAAGAGCTGGGTGAGTATGCGGGCGTGCCGGTCTGGAACGGCCTGACCAACGAATTCCATCCAACGCAAATCCTCGCCGACCTGATGACCATGCTCGAACACGCGCCGGGCAAAACCCTGCCGGAGCTGAGCTTCGCCTATCTGGGCGATGCGCGAAACAACATGGGCAACTCGCTGATGGTCGGCGCGGCGAAAATGGGCATGGATATCCGCCTAGTGGCCCCGAAATCCTTCTGGCCAGAAGCCGGACTGGTCGAGCAGTGCCGAGCCATCGCCAAAGAGACCGGGGCGCGCATCACTCTAACTGACGACGTGAATGAAGGCGTCCACGGCACTGATTTCCTCTACACCGACGTATGGGTGTCGATGGGCGAACCGAAAGAAGCCTGGGCCGAGCGCGTCAGCCTGATGAAACCGTACCAAATCAACTGCGACGTCATGAAAGCCACCGGCAATCCGAACGTGAAATTCATGCACTGCCTGCCGGCGTTCCACAACGAACACACCAAAGTGGGCCGCGAAATCGAAATGGCATACGGCCTGAAAGGGCTGGAAGTGACGGAAGAGGTCTTCGAATCCCCGAACTCTATCGTCTTCGACGAAGCAGAAAACCGCATGCACACCATTAAAGCGGTCATGGTGGCGACACTCGGCGACTAA
- a CDS encoding Carbamate kinase: protein MERKPTLVVALGGNALLKRGEPLEADIQRQNIELAARTIAGLTAQWRVVLVHGNGPQVGLLALQNSAYDKVTPYPLDILGAESQGMIGYMLQQALKNNLPQREVSVLLTQVEVDAADPAFRNPTKYIGPVYSEEQAKTLQTEKGWVFKADGSYFRRVVPSPQPKRIVESDAITALIARDHLVICNGGGGVPVVENASGYHGIEAVIDKDLSAALLARQIEADALLILTDADAVYLDWGTPTQRPLAQVSPDVLKTMHFDAGSMGPKVSACREFVEACNGIAGIGALADGAAILAGDKGTLIRN from the coding sequence ATGGAAAGAAAACCCACTCTGGTCGTGGCGCTGGGCGGCAATGCGCTGCTCAAACGTGGCGAGCCGCTGGAAGCGGATATTCAGCGGCAGAACATTGAGCTGGCCGCCCGCACGATCGCCGGACTCACCGCCCAGTGGCGCGTGGTGCTGGTCCACGGCAACGGCCCGCAGGTCGGGCTACTGGCGTTGCAAAACAGTGCCTACGACAAAGTCACGCCCTACCCGCTGGACATCCTCGGCGCGGAAAGCCAGGGGATGATCGGCTACATGCTCCAGCAAGCGCTGAAAAACAACTTGCCGCAGCGCGAGGTGAGCGTCCTGTTGACCCAGGTCGAAGTGGACGCCGCTGACCCCGCGTTTCGCAACCCGACCAAATACATCGGCCCGGTTTATAGCGAGGAACAAGCCAAAACCCTGCAGACGGAAAAAGGCTGGGTGTTTAAAGCCGACGGCAGCTACTTCCGCCGCGTGGTGCCTTCGCCACAGCCGAAACGCATCGTCGAGAGCGACGCCATCACCGCCCTTATCGCCCGCGATCATCTGGTGATTTGCAACGGCGGCGGCGGTGTCCCGGTGGTGGAAAACGCCAGTGGCTACCACGGCATTGAAGCGGTGATCGACAAAGATCTCTCCGCCGCCCTGCTGGCCCGCCAAATTGAAGCCGATGCGCTGCTGATCCTCACGGACGCTGACGCAGTGTATCTCGACTGGGGCACGCCGACCCAACGCCCGCTGGCGCAAGTTTCGCCGGATGTGCTCAAAACCATGCACTTTGACGCCGGTTCGATGGGCCCGAAAGTGAGCGCCTGCCGTGAATTTGTCGAGGCGTGCAACGGCATCGCCGGGATTGGCGCACTGGCCGACGGTGCCGCGATTCTGGCCGGGGATAAAGGGACGTTGATTCGCAATTGA
- a CDS encoding Arginine deiminase, translating to MEKHYVGSEIGQLRSVMLHRPNLSLKRLTPSNCQELLFDDVLSVERAGEEHDIFANTLREQGVEVLLLTDLITQTLDIADAKAWLLETQISDYRLGPTFANDVRGWLADMPHRELARRLSGGLTYGEIPAFIKNMVVDTHTANDFIMKPLPNHLFTRDTSCWIYNGVSINPMAKPARQRETNNLRAIYRWHPAFADGDFIKYFGDENINYDHATLEGGDVLVIGRGAVLIGMSERTTPQGVEFLAQSLFQHRQAERVIAVELPKHRSCMHLDTVMTHIDVDTFSVYPEVVRKDAQCWTLTPDGRGGLLRTQETDLLHAIEKALGINQVRLITTGGDAFEAEREQWNDANNVLTIRPGVVIGYERNIWTNEKYDKAGITVLPIPGDELGRGRGGARCMSCPLERDGI from the coding sequence ATGGAAAAGCATTACGTCGGTTCTGAAATTGGTCAATTGCGTAGCGTTATGCTGCATCGCCCGAATTTAAGTCTGAAACGTTTAACGCCGTCTAACTGCCAGGAGCTGTTATTCGATGACGTGTTATCGGTTGAGCGGGCAGGTGAAGAGCATGACATCTTCGCAAACACGCTGCGTGAGCAGGGTGTGGAAGTCCTGCTGTTAACCGATTTGATTACCCAAACGCTTGATATTGCAGACGCTAAAGCCTGGCTTCTGGAAACACAAATCTCTGATTATCGCCTCGGCCCAACCTTTGCCAACGACGTACGCGGCTGGCTGGCGGATATGCCGCACCGCGAACTGGCACGCCGTCTGAGCGGCGGTTTGACCTACGGGGAAATTCCCGCATTTATTAAAAATATGGTGGTCGATACCCATACGGCGAATGATTTTATTATGAAGCCGCTGCCAAACCATTTATTTACCCGCGACACGTCATGCTGGATCTATAACGGCGTATCCATTAACCCGATGGCGAAACCAGCGCGTCAGCGCGAAACCAATAATCTGCGGGCAATATATCGCTGGCATCCCGCCTTTGCCGACGGCGATTTTATTAAATACTTCGGCGACGAGAATATTAATTACGACCACGCCACCTTAGAAGGCGGTGATGTATTAGTCATTGGTCGCGGCGCGGTATTAATTGGCATGTCCGAACGCACCACGCCGCAGGGCGTTGAATTCCTCGCGCAAAGCCTGTTCCAGCATCGCCAGGCTGAACGCGTGATCGCCGTTGAACTGCCGAAACACCGCTCCTGTATGCACCTCGATACCGTCATGACCCACATCGACGTCGACACCTTCTCCGTCTACCCGGAAGTGGTGCGTAAAGACGCCCAGTGCTGGACGCTCACCCCGGACGGACGCGGCGGTCTGCTGCGCACCCAGGAAACCGATCTGCTCCATGCGATTGAAAAAGCGTTGGGCATTAATCAGGTACGGCTGATCACCACCGGCGGTGACGCCTTCGAAGCCGAGCGCGAACAGTGGAATGACGCCAACAACGTGCTGACTATCCGCCCCGGCGTGGTCATCGGCTACGAGCGCAACATCTGGACCAACGAGAAATACGACAAGGCCGGGATCACCGTGCTGCCGATTCCGGGCGATGAGCTGGGACGCGGTCGCGGCGGCGCACGCTGCATGAGCTGCCCGCTGGAACGAGACGGAATTTAA
- a CDS encoding putative beta-D-galactosidase, producing MIVGNIHHLQSWLPEDLRLAIEHVKAHVTDATPLGKHDIDGNNLFFLVSEDMTQPFAERRAEYHARYLDIQIVMKGQEGMTFSTLPHGTPDTDWLADKDIAFLPEGEQEKTVVLSEGDFVVFYPGEVHKPLCAVGSPAQVRKVVVKMLVG from the coding sequence ATGATCGTTGGCAACATTCATCACTTACAGTCCTGGCTGCCGGAAGATCTGCGCCTGGCTATCGAACACGTCAAAGCGCACGTTACCGACGCAACTCCGCTCGGCAAGCATGATATCGACGGTAACAACCTGTTTTTTCTGGTCTCAGAAGACATGACCCAGCCATTCGCTGAGCGCCGCGCGGAGTATCACGCCCGCTATCTGGACATCCAGATCGTGATGAAAGGCCAGGAAGGGATGACATTCAGCACCCTGCCGCACGGCACGCCGGACACCGACTGGCTCGCGGATAAAGACATCGCGTTCCTGCCAGAAGGCGAGCAGGAAAAAACCGTGGTGTTAAGTGAAGGGGATTTTGTGGTGTTCTATCCTGGCGAAGTGCATAAACCGTTGTGTGCGGTGGGCAGCCCGGCGCAGGTGCGTAAAGTGGTTGTGAAGATGCTGGTGGGCTAA
- a CDS encoding 4-hydroxy-tetrahydrodipicolinate synthase translates to MQQTVQFSGIIPPVSTIFTADGQLDKQGTAALIDDMINAGVDGLFFLGSGGEFSQLSAEERKAIAEFAIDHVDRRVPVLIGTGGTNARETIDLSQHAQHAGADGIVVINPYYWKVSEQNLIRYFQQVADSVTLPVILYNFPALTGQDLTPALVKTLADSRGNIVGIKDTIDSVAHLRSMILTVKAAHPHFTVLCGYDDHLFNTLLLGGDGAISASGNFAPQVSVKLLQAFRDGDLAQAANYHQTMLQIPQMYQLDTPFVNVIKEAIVFCGRPVSTHVLPPASPLDDARKAQLKSLLQQLKLC, encoded by the coding sequence ATGCAGCAGACCGTGCAGTTCTCGGGGATTATTCCGCCTGTCTCAACTATTTTCACCGCCGACGGACAACTTGATAAACAGGGTACCGCTGCGCTTATCGACGACATGATTAACGCGGGCGTCGACGGACTTTTCTTTTTAGGCAGCGGAGGCGAGTTCTCCCAGCTCAGCGCCGAAGAGCGCAAAGCGATCGCCGAATTTGCTATTGATCATGTGGATCGTCGGGTGCCGGTTTTGATTGGCACCGGCGGTACTAACGCCAGGGAAACCATTGATCTAAGCCAGCACGCACAGCACGCCGGTGCCGATGGCATCGTCGTCATTAACCCTTATTACTGGAAAGTGTCTGAGCAAAACCTGATCCGCTATTTCCAGCAGGTGGCGGACAGCGTCACGCTCCCGGTGATCCTCTATAACTTCCCGGCGCTGACCGGCCAGGATTTGACGCCCGCACTGGTCAAAACGCTGGCCGATTCTCGCGGCAATATCGTGGGTATCAAAGACACGATCGACTCCGTTGCCCATCTGCGCAGCATGATCCTGACCGTGAAAGCGGCGCATCCGCACTTTACCGTGCTGTGTGGGTATGACGATCACCTGTTCAATACGCTGCTGCTGGGCGGGGACGGGGCGATCTCCGCCAGCGGCAACTTTGCGCCGCAAGTTTCGGTGAAGCTGTTGCAGGCTTTCCGCGATGGCGATCTGGCGCAGGCCGCCAACTATCACCAGACGATGTTGCAAATCCCGCAGATGTATCAGCTCGATACGCCGTTTGTGAACGTGATTAAAGAGGCGATTGTATTTTGTGGACGGCCAGTTTCGACCCATGTGCTGCCGCCAGCAAGCCCACTGGATGATGCGCGAAAGGCGCAGCTAAAATCACTGCTACAACAGCTTAAGCTCTGCTGA
- a CDS encoding Dihydroxy-acid dehydratase: MAIETIFTPQDDAFYSVITHAAGPQGALPLTPQMLMESPSGNLFGMTQNAGMGWDANKLTGKEVLIIGTQGGIRAGDGRPIALGYHTGHWEIGLQMQAAAKEITRNGGIPFAAFVSDPCDGRSQGTHGMFDSLPYRNDAAIVFRRLIRSLPTRRAVIGVATCDKGLPATMIALAAMHHLPTILVPGGATLPPTFGEDAGKVQTIGARYANHELSLQEAAELGCRACASPGGGCQFLGTAGTSQVVAEALGMALPHSALAPSGQDVWLEISRQSARAVAQLDDRGITTRDILTDKAIENAMVIHAAFGGSTNLLLHIPAIAHAAGCTIPDVDHWTRINRKVPRLVSVLPNGPDYHPTVRAFLAGGVPEVMLHLRDLGLLHLDAMTVTGQTVGENLDWWQASERRERFRQCLREQDGVDPDDVILPPERAKARGLTSTVAFPVGNIAPEGSVIKATAIDPSVVGEDGVYRHTGRARAFVSEARAIKAIKNGEIERGDIMVVIGGGPSGTGMEETYQLTSALKHVSWGKTVSLITDARFSGVSTGACFGHVAPEALAGGPIGKLRDNDIIEIEVDRLSLTGRVNFIGTAHQPLTPEEGAVELARRSPHPELHAHDFLPDDTRLWAALQSVSGGTWKGCIYDTDKIIEVINAGKKALGI; the protein is encoded by the coding sequence ATGGCGATAGAGACGATTTTTACCCCGCAAGATGACGCGTTTTATTCGGTCATTACCCACGCCGCCGGGCCGCAGGGCGCGCTGCCGCTGACACCGCAAATGCTGATGGAGTCGCCGAGCGGCAACCTGTTCGGCATGACGCAGAACGCCGGTATGGGCTGGGACGCCAATAAACTCACCGGCAAAGAGGTGCTGATTATTGGTACGCAGGGGGGAATCCGCGCGGGCGATGGTCGCCCGATTGCGCTGGGATATCACACCGGACACTGGGAAATCGGCCTGCAAATGCAGGCGGCGGCAAAAGAGATCACCCGCAACGGCGGCATTCCGTTCGCGGCGTTTGTCAGCGATCCTTGTGACGGCCGCTCACAGGGCACGCACGGGATGTTCGATTCTTTGCCGTATCGCAACGATGCCGCCATTGTCTTCCGTCGGCTTATCCGTTCGCTGCCCACGCGGCGCGCGGTAATTGGCGTCGCCACCTGTGACAAAGGGTTGCCTGCGACCATGATTGCGCTGGCTGCCATGCACCATCTGCCGACCATTCTGGTGCCTGGCGGCGCGACATTGCCGCCAACCTTTGGCGAAGATGCCGGCAAGGTACAAACCATTGGCGCGCGTTACGCCAACCATGAACTTTCACTGCAGGAAGCTGCTGAACTGGGGTGTCGCGCCTGTGCTTCGCCGGGCGGCGGCTGTCAATTTTTAGGCACCGCCGGAACCTCTCAGGTGGTGGCCGAAGCACTCGGAATGGCGCTGCCGCATTCGGCGCTGGCACCTTCCGGACAAGATGTATGGCTGGAGATTTCCCGCCAGTCGGCGCGTGCGGTCGCACAGCTGGACGATCGCGGTATTACCACGCGCGATATTCTGACTGACAAAGCCATTGAAAACGCAATGGTTATCCACGCAGCGTTTGGTGGCTCAACGAATTTGTTGCTGCACATTCCCGCTATCGCCCATGCGGCAGGTTGTACTATTCCGGATGTCGATCACTGGACGCGTATCAACCGCAAAGTCCCGCGACTGGTGAGCGTATTGCCGAACGGGCCGGATTATCATCCGACGGTGCGCGCGTTCCTCGCGGGAGGCGTGCCGGAAGTGATGCTCCATTTACGCGATCTTGGCCTGTTGCATCTGGATGCCATGACGGTGACGGGCCAGACGGTGGGGGAAAACCTCGACTGGTGGCAGGCGTCCGAGCGGCGAGAACGGTTCCGCCAGTGTTTGCGCGAGCAGGATGGCGTCGATCCTGATGACGTGATCCTCCCGCCAGAACGTGCCAAAGCCCGTGGGCTGACCTCAACGGTGGCGTTCCCGGTGGGAAATATTGCGCCGGAAGGATCGGTTATCAAAGCGACGGCTATCGATCCGTCGGTGGTGGGCGAGGACGGTGTGTATCGGCACACGGGCCGGGCGCGCGCGTTTGTCTCCGAAGCGCGGGCGATCAAAGCCATCAAAAACGGCGAAATTGAACGCGGCGATATTATGGTGGTCATCGGCGGTGGCCCGTCTGGCACTGGAATGGAAGAGACCTATCAGCTGACTTCGGCGTTAAAGCATGTCTCCTGGGGAAAGACGGTGTCACTCATCACCGACGCGCGTTTTTCCGGCGTGTCGACCGGAGCCTGTTTTGGTCACGTGGCGCCGGAAGCACTGGCCGGTGGGCCGATTGGCAAACTGCGCGATAACGACATTATCGAGATCGAGGTGGACCGGCTTTCCTTAACGGGCAGGGTGAATTTCATCGGCACCGCGCATCAGCCGCTCACGCCGGAAGAAGGCGCTGTGGAACTGGCACGCCGTTCACCACACCCGGAACTGCATGCGCATGATTTCCTGCCGGACGATACACGGCTGTGGGCCGCTTTACAGTCTGTTAGCGGCGGTACCTGGAAAGGCTGTATTTATGATACCGATAAAATTATTGAGGTTATTAACGCCGGTAAAAAAGCGCTCGGTATTTAA
- a CDS encoding symporter YagG yields the protein MQLTMKDKIGYGLGDTACGFVWQATMFLLAYFYTDVFGLSAGIMGTLFLVSRILDAVTDPLMGLLVDRTRTRHGQFRPFLLWGAIPFGIVCMLTFYTPDFSANGKIIYACVTYILLTLVYTFVNVPYCAMPGVITADPKERHALQSWRFFLAAAGSLAISGIALPLVGIIGKGNEQLGYFGAMCVLGLSGVVLLYVCFFTTKERYTFEVQPGSSVSKDLKLLWGNSQWRIICAFKMMATCSNVVRGGATLYFVKYVMDHPEMATQFLLYGSIATMFGSLCSSRLLGRFDRVKSFKWIIVAYSLISLLIFITPVAYIGLLFALNILFLFVFNTTTPLQWLMASDVVDYEESRSGRRLDGLVFSTYLFSLKIGLAIGGAVVGWILAYVNYSASSSVQPIEVLTTIKILFCVVPVVLYIGMFTMLSLYKLSDDRVQAISQQLLKHRAAQGEDLPAAATAASQ from the coding sequence ATGCAATTAACCATGAAAGATAAAATTGGCTACGGGCTGGGTGATACCGCCTGCGGCTTCGTCTGGCAGGCCACCATGTTCCTGCTGGCCTATTTTTATACCGATGTGTTTGGCTTATCGGCGGGCATTATGGGGACGCTGTTTTTAGTGTCGCGCATCCTCGATGCCGTAACCGATCCGCTGATGGGGCTGCTGGTCGACCGCACCCGTACCCGCCACGGTCAGTTCCGCCCGTTCCTGCTGTGGGGCGCGATCCCGTTTGGTATCGTCTGCATGCTGACGTTCTACACGCCAGATTTTTCCGCCAACGGTAAAATCATCTACGCCTGCGTGACTTACATTTTGCTGACGCTGGTCTACACCTTCGTCAATGTGCCTTATTGCGCGATGCCTGGCGTCATCACCGCCGATCCGAAAGAGCGTCATGCGCTCCAGTCGTGGCGCTTTTTCCTGGCTGCCGCGGGATCGCTGGCAATCAGTGGGATTGCCCTGCCGCTGGTGGGGATCATCGGCAAAGGGAATGAGCAGCTGGGCTATTTTGGCGCGATGTGCGTGCTGGGGCTGAGCGGCGTGGTGCTGCTGTATGTTTGCTTCTTTACCACCAAAGAACGCTACACCTTTGAGGTGCAGCCGGGTTCATCAGTATCGAAAGATCTGAAGCTGCTGTGGGGTAACAGCCAGTGGCGGATCATATGTGCATTCAAAATGATGGCGACCTGTTCCAACGTGGTGCGCGGCGGGGCAACGCTCTATTTTGTGAAATACGTTATGGACCATCCGGAGATGGCGACGCAGTTCTTACTCTACGGCAGCATCGCCACTATGTTTGGTTCGCTCTGTTCGTCCAGACTGTTGGGCCGCTTTGACCGCGTGAAGTCGTTCAAGTGGATTATCGTGGCGTACTCCCTGATCAGCCTGCTGATTTTCATCACTCCGGTGGCGTATATCGGCCTGCTCTTCGCCCTGAATATCCTGTTCCTGTTTGTCTTTAACACCACCACGCCGCTGCAATGGCTGATGGCGTCTGACGTTGTCGATTACGAAGAAAGCCGCAGCGGCCGCCGTCTGGACGGGCTGGTGTTCTCAACCTATCTGTTCAGCCTGAAGATCGGTCTGGCCATTGGCGGCGCGGTGGTCGGCTGGATCCTTGCGTATGTGAATTACTCCGCCAGCAGCAGCGTGCAGCCGATCGAAGTGCTGACCACCATCAAAATCCTGTTCTGCGTGGTGCCGGTGGTGCTCTACATCGGCATGTTCACCATGCTCTCGCTTTACAAACTCAGCGATGACCGCGTTCAGGCCATCAGCCAGCAACTGCTGAAACACCGTGCGGCGCAGGGCGAGGATCTTCCCGCGGCGGCGACGGCGGCATCCCAATAA
- a CDS encoding Beta-xylosidase codes for MYTITNPILSGFNPDPSLCRQGEDYYIATSTFEWFPGVRIYHSRDLKNWSLVSTPLDRVSMLDMKGNPDSGGIWAPCLSYADGQFWLLYTDVKIVDSPWKNGKNFLVTAPSIEGPWSEPIPMGNGGFDPSMFHDDDGRKYFIYRPWGPRHHSNPHNTIVMQEYFPQTQQLSPERKTLFTGTPLCYTEGAHIYRKDGWYYLMVAEGGTSYEHAVVVLRAKTLDGPYELHPDVTMMTSWHLPENPLQKSGHGSLLETHTGEWYMAYLTSRPQRLPGVPLLASGGRGYCSLGRETGIARITWRDGWPYVEGGKHAQVSVPGPQMTESQTVQAANWRDDFDTPTLNPELQTLRIPFDDSLGSLTARTGFLRLYGNDSLNSTFTQSTVARRWQHFAFRAETRMEFAPRHFQQSAGLTCYYNSKNWSYVFVDYEEGKGRTIKVLQLDHNVPSWPLHEQPIPVPDDAQSVWLRVDVEHLVYRYSYSFDGEQWHTVPVTYEAWKLSDDYIGGRGFFTGAFVGLHCEDISGDGCYADFDYFSYTPATA; via the coding sequence ATGTACACCATCACTAACCCGATTCTGAGCGGATTCAACCCGGACCCGTCCCTGTGTCGTCAGGGCGAGGATTACTACATCGCAACGTCTACCTTTGAGTGGTTCCCCGGCGTGCGGATTTATCACTCCCGCGATTTGAAAAACTGGTCGCTGGTCAGCACGCCGCTGGATCGCGTGTCGATGCTGGATATGAAAGGTAACCCTGATTCCGGCGGCATCTGGGCGCCGTGTCTGAGCTACGCCGACGGGCAGTTCTGGCTGCTGTACACGGACGTGAAAATCGTCGATTCGCCTTGGAAAAATGGTAAGAATTTCCTGGTGACTGCGCCCTCCATCGAAGGGCCGTGGAGCGAGCCGATCCCGATGGGCAACGGTGGGTTTGATCCGTCGATGTTCCACGATGACGATGGCCGCAAATACTTCATTTATCGTCCGTGGGGCCCGCGCCACCACAGCAATCCGCACAATACCATCGTGATGCAGGAGTATTTCCCGCAGACGCAGCAATTATCGCCAGAGCGCAAAACCCTCTTTACCGGTACGCCGCTGTGTTACACGGAAGGCGCGCACATTTATCGCAAAGACGGCTGGTATTACCTGATGGTGGCGGAGGGGGGCACCAGCTATGAGCATGCGGTGGTGGTACTTCGGGCGAAAACGCTCGACGGCCCGTACGAGCTGCACCCTGACGTGACGATGATGACCAGCTGGCATCTGCCGGAAAACCCGCTGCAAAAGAGCGGGCACGGCTCGCTGCTGGAGACACACACCGGCGAATGGTATATGGCGTATCTTACCAGCCGACCGCAGCGTTTGCCGGGCGTGCCGCTGCTGGCGTCCGGCGGGCGCGGCTATTGCTCGCTGGGACGTGAAACGGGGATTGCGCGTATTACGTGGCGCGACGGGTGGCCGTATGTGGAAGGCGGCAAACACGCGCAGGTTAGCGTACCTGGACCACAGATGACTGAGAGCCAGACCGTGCAGGCTGCAAACTGGCGCGATGATTTTGATACTCCAACGCTTAACCCGGAACTGCAAACTCTGCGCATTCCGTTTGATGATTCTCTCGGATCGCTAACCGCACGTACGGGCTTTTTACGTCTGTACGGCAATGATTCCTTAAACTCGACCTTTACCCAGTCCACTGTGGCACGGCGCTGGCAGCACTTTGCATTTCGCGCCGAGACGCGTATGGAGTTTGCCCCGCGACATTTCCAGCAGAGCGCGGGCCTGACCTGCTACTACAACAGCAAAAACTGGAGCTACGTTTTTGTTGATTACGAGGAAGGAAAGGGCAGAACGATCAAAGTGTTGCAGCTTGATCACAACGTCCCGTCGTGGCCGTTGCACGAGCAGCCGATCCCGGTGCCGGACGATGCGCAGAGCGTGTGGCTACGCGTTGACGTCGAGCATTTAGTGTATCGCTACAGCTATTCGTTTGACGGCGAGCAGTGGCACACCGTGCCTGTCACCTATGAGGCGTGGAAACTGTCGGATGATTATATCGGCGGTCGCGGGTTCTTTACGGGGGCATTTGTCGGGCTGCACTGCGAAGACATCAGTGGCGACGGCTGCTACGCCGATTTTGACTACTTCAGCTATACGCCCGCCACGGCGTAA